A single window of Salminus brasiliensis chromosome 18, fSalBra1.hap2, whole genome shotgun sequence DNA harbors:
- the spry4 gene encoding protein sprouty homolog 4: MESRVPHHIPGVSSSIMVQPLLDSRVPYGRLQHPLTIYPIDQMKSLHVENDYIDSPAVVSQQPPSHKVTTRGQEVLLGAQHHPHLTRCEAPDATTHPWISFSGRPSSISSSSSTSSDQRLLEHAAPTPMVDPYSGHGRNPGTEQPKLLSSKPQDSKARVASPTEKNHMPLCEKCGKCRCTECTLPRTLPSCWVCNQECLCSAQNLVDSATCMCLVKGVFYHCTEDEDEEGSCADKPCSCSHSNCCARWSFMAAVSLVLPCLVCYLPATGCAKLSQKCYDSLRRPGCRCKSAQACKVAEAKACPPVKQAS; this comes from the coding sequence ATGGAGTCAAGGGTTCCTCACCACATTCCCGGAGTCTCCTCCTCCATTATGGTGCAGCCACTGCTGGACAGCCGGGTGCCTTACGGCCGACTCCAGCACCCGCTCACCATCTACCCCATTGACCAGATGAAGTCCTTGCACGTGGAGAACGACTACATCGACAGCCCCGCGGTGGTTTCGCAGCAGCCCCCGAGCCACAAGGTAACCACCAGGGGGCAGGAGGTCCTGCTGGGAGCCCAGCACCACCCTCACCTGACACGCTGCGAGGCCCCGGATGCCACCACGCACCCCTGGATCTCCTTCAGCGGCCGGCccagctccatcagcagcagcagcagcacctccTCCGACCAGCGGCTGCTCGAACATGCGGCACCCACCCCCATGGTGGACCCTTATTCTGGCCATGGCAGGAACCCAGGAACGGAGCAACCAAAGCTGCTGAGCTCCAAACCCCAGGACTCGAAGGCCAGGGTGGCCTCGCCGACCGAGAAAAACCACATGCCCTTGTGCGAGAAGTGCGGGAAGTGCCGGTGCACAGAATGCACACTGCCCCGGACCCTGCCCTCATGCTGGGTGTGCAACCAGGAGTGCCTGTGTTCGGCGCAGAACCTGGTGGACTCAGCCACCTGCATGTGCCTAGTGAAGGGTGTCTTCTACCACTGCACCGAGGACGAGGACGAGGAGGGCTCATGCGCCGACAAGCCGTGTTCCTGCTCACACTCAAACTGCTGCGCCCGCTGGTCGTTCATGGCCGCTGTTTCGCTGGTGCTGCCCTGCCTGGTGTGCTACCTGCCTGCCACGGGCTGCGCCAAGCTCTCGCAGAAGTGCTACGACAGCCTGAGGCGCCCGGGCTGCCGCTGCAAAAGTGCCCAGGCCTGCAAAGTGGCCGAGGCCAAAGCCTGTCCTCCGGTGAAGCAGGCCTCATGA